The nucleotide sequence CCACTACTTGGTAACGTTCCATGTATTGAGTCGGCCCACCCGAGCCCCATGTCTGCGCGCAACGGTTTCTTCGGCTCACGGCCGTTCAGTAGGGCAAACGAGCTCCTGCAGGGCCTGGGCGCAGCGCCGGTCGACTGGAAGCTCCCCTGATACGCCGCGTTCACAAAGTGGGATACACACTTGTGCAACTAGCGTTCGATCATCGTATGCTTCCCGGCGCGGGCCCAAGGTGGTACTGTTTCCGCGGTTGCAGTAACAGTTCCTCGCACGTCCTTGAACGCCCGTGGGATGTTATCGCGGGCGTTTTTCGCTTCTCTGTGCCTCCAGCACTGTGGTAGCGGGAGACGGCGGCAGCAACCCGGAGGTCGCACGGTGCGGCCTTCGTCACCGTCCCGTAGGAGGACACGGCACATGGCACAGGGAACCGTCAAGTGGTTCAACGCTGAGAAGGGCTTCGGCTTCATCGCACAGGACAACGGCGAGCCGGACGTCTTCGTGCACTACTCGGCGATTCAGGCCGACGGCTACCGCACGCTGGACGAGAACCAGCGGGTGGAGTTCGAGATCACCCAGGGCCCGAAGGGCCCGCAGGCTGACGCGGTCCGTCCGGTCTGATCAACCTGTCACACCGCGGCCCCCGTACCTCCCGCAGGTACGGGGGCCGCGGCGCGTCCAGAGCAGTATTCCAGGTGGTCCGGACCTCGCTCAAACGGCCGTTCGCGCTGCTCAGCGACCCTGCGACGGCCGCCGGCCAGGGGGCAGACGGACCGTTCTGTTCAGAAGGGGCTTGATAACGAACAGGTTACTGTGGTTCGGTGTATGGCACGTGGTCAAGCAATCGCCACTTCCGCTTCATTCTGGAGAGGTGTAGGCCGTGCAGACCCACGTACTCGCGTCGACGGACGACCATCAGCACCAGCACCAGAACACTGAGCGTCACGAACTCACCCACGACCTTCTTCGCCGGGCGGCGCGCAGTACCGGCATGCAGCGCCAGCGGCTCCTCGACGAGGTCGTTCTCATTCATCTACGGCTCGCCGAGTCGATCGCCCGGCGCTACTACGGGCGCGGCATCGAGCGCGACGACCTGCTGCAGGTCGCCAACCTCGGCCTGGTCAACGCCGCACAGCGGTTCGACCCCGACCGCGGCAAGGACTTCGTCTCCTTCGCCGTCCCCACCATCACCGGTGAGGTCAAGCGCTACTTCCGCGACCACGGCTGGACGGTCCGCCCGCCGCGCCGGGTCCAGGAGCTGCACGCCCGGGTCACCGCCGCCACGGCGGAGATCTCGCAGGCCAAGGGTGCGGCGCCGACGCCGGCCGACCTCGCCGAGCACCTCGGCGTCGAGGTCGACGACGTCCTCGAGGCCAGCGCCTCGCACGAGTGCTTCACGGTGGCCTCGATCGACTACCGCGGCAGCGGTGGCGAGGAGACCCCGCTCGCCGAGACGCTCGGCGAGGACGACGACGGCTTCGGCCGCGCCGAGGCCGTGGTCGCACTGGCCCCGGCCTGCCGGGAGCTCAAGGCCCGCGACCGGCAGATCCTCTACCTGCGCTTCTTCAAGGGCTGGACGCAGCAGGAGATCGCCAAGGAGCTGGGCGTCACCCAGATGCAGGTGTCGCGCCTGCTGGCCCGCATCCTGGGCCAGTTGCGCACCCGTGTCGGCGCCAGCGTCGCCGCCTAGGAGTGGCCGCTGAGCAGCTCGAGCAGCCGGTCGACGGCCACCCCGCGGCGCTGGGCGGCCGGTAGCGCGACGGAGACCGCCCAGCGCGGCAGGGTGTCGTCGATCATGACGACGTCCAGCCCCTGGGCGGCCCGTTTGCGGCTGACGTGCTCGGGCACCAGCGCGACTCCGAGGCCGTGCCCCACGAGGTCGAGCAGCGTGTGGACGTCGTTGACCTCCATCGTCACCTGGCGGTCCAGGCCGGCCGCGGCGAACGCGGCGTCGGTCAGCTGCCGGGCGCCCCACTCCTCCTGGAAGTCGACGAACGCCGTGCCGTGCAGCTGGCTCAGCGCGATGCTGCCGCGCCCGGCCAGCCGGTGGTCGGGCCGGCACAGCATGACCATCGCCTCGGTGTTCAGCGGGACGAGGTCGACGTCGTCAGGCGGCGGCGCGACGACCGGCACGAACGCGACGTCGAGCACGCCGGCCCGGACGTCGGCCAGCAGCCGGGCCGAGCCGGCCTGGTCCAGCCGCACCTCGACACCGGCGTGCGCGGCCCGGAACCGGGCCAGCAGGCCGGGGACGTCGACGGCGCCCAGGCACTGCTCGGCGCCGATGCGCACCGTCCCGCGCAGCAGCCCGTTGACCGCGGCCACCGCCTCTCGCGCCGCCTCGACCGACGCCAGCGCCCGCCGCGACTCCGCCAGCAGCGCCCGGCCGGCCTCGGTGAGGCTGACCTGCCGGGTGTTGCGGTGGAACAGCGCCGCGCCCAGCTCGCGCTCCAGCGTCCGGATCGAGGCCGACAGCCCCGACTGGCTGATGATCAGCCGCTGCGCCGCCCGGGTGAAGTGCCCCTCTTCGGCGACGGCGACGAAATGCTCCAAGTGCCGCAGTTCCACGATTGAGAATCGTAGCTTCTGAATTCGTTCGGGTTCTCCTGTTGGACACACCGTGGACGCCGCGCCGAGACTGGAGGCGCAGCACCGATCCGATCCCCGGAGGTCACGTCCCATGCAGTTCCGCCACATCGGCGACGTCCAGGTCAGCGCCATCGGGCTGGGCGGCATGCCCATGTCCATCGAAGGCCGGCCGGACGAAGCCCGATCGATCGCCACGATCCACGCGGCGCTCGACGCGGGTATCACGTTCATCGACACCGCCGACTCGTACCACCTGCTGGCCGGCGAGGTCGGCCACAACGAGACGCTCATCGCCAAGGCGCTGGCCGCGTACGGCGGCGACACGTCCGGCGTCCTGGTCGCCACCAAGGGCGGCCACCTGCGCCCCGGCGACGGGTCATGGACGAAGAACGGCTCGCCCGACTACCTGAAGGCGGCCTGCGAGGCGTCGTTGAAGCGCCTCGGCGTCGACGCGATCGGCCTCTATCAGTTCCACCGGTCCGACCCGGCGGTGCCGTACGCGGACTCCGTCGGCGCCATCCGCGACCTGCTCGACGAGGGCAAGATCCGGATGGCCGGCATCTCCAACGCGAACCCTGAGCAGATCGAGCTGGCCAACGAGATCCTGGGCGGCCGCCTGGCGTCGGTGCAGAACCAGTTCTCGCCGCGGTTCCGCACCAGCGAGCCGGAGCTGGAGCTGTGC is from Jiangella alkaliphila and encodes:
- a CDS encoding cold-shock protein; protein product: MAQGTVKWFNAEKGFGFIAQDNGEPDVFVHYSAIQADGYRTLDENQRVEFEITQGPKGPQADAVRPV
- a CDS encoding SigB/SigF/SigG family RNA polymerase sigma factor, which encodes MQTHVLASTDDHQHQHQNTERHELTHDLLRRAARSTGMQRQRLLDEVVLIHLRLAESIARRYYGRGIERDDLLQVANLGLVNAAQRFDPDRGKDFVSFAVPTITGEVKRYFRDHGWTVRPPRRVQELHARVTAATAEISQAKGAAPTPADLAEHLGVEVDDVLEASASHECFTVASIDYRGSGGEETPLAETLGEDDDGFGRAEAVVALAPACRELKARDRQILYLRFFKGWTQQEIAKELGVTQMQVSRLLARILGQLRTRVGASVAA
- a CDS encoding LysR family transcriptional regulator, which produces MELRHLEHFVAVAEEGHFTRAAQRLIISQSGLSASIRTLERELGAALFHRNTRQVSLTEAGRALLAESRRALASVEAAREAVAAVNGLLRGTVRIGAEQCLGAVDVPGLLARFRAAHAGVEVRLDQAGSARLLADVRAGVLDVAFVPVVAPPPDDVDLVPLNTEAMVMLCRPDHRLAGRGSIALSQLHGTAFVDFQEEWGARQLTDAAFAAAGLDRQVTMEVNDVHTLLDLVGHGLGVALVPEHVSRKRAAQGLDVVMIDDTLPRWAVSVALPAAQRRGVAVDRLLELLSGHS
- a CDS encoding aldo/keto reductase; this encodes MQFRHIGDVQVSAIGLGGMPMSIEGRPDEARSIATIHAALDAGITFIDTADSYHLLAGEVGHNETLIAKALAAYGGDTSGVLVATKGGHLRPGDGSWTKNGSPDYLKAACEASLKRLGVDAIGLYQFHRSDPAVPYADSVGAIRDLLDEGKIRMAGISNANPEQIELANEILGGRLASVQNQFSPRFRTSEPELELCDRLGIAFLPWSPLGGITRAGGLGSAHEPFARVAAAHGVSPQQVCLAWMLAKSERVVPIPGSSRPETIRDSAAAVELVLTPEELASLG